GTCGGAGATGAAGTCTAGTTCGGGCGCCCACCTCCAGTAGTCGGCAGCGGGGAACGCGCCCATGAAGTTGGTCGTGATGGGCTGGGTCGCGCCTGCGGCGCGGATGATGTCCCGCTCGGCCTTGTACAAGTCGAGGAGCGCGTCGGATGTGAAGCGCTTGAAGTCGAGCACACCGGCGGAGTTCGGGCTGTACGGCATCGAGCGCGGAGGAACGATCTGTTCAAACGACGTGTAGCGCTGCGACCAGAAGTCCGTTCCCCACGCTTCGTTGAGCGCGTCGATGTGGCGGTAGCGCTGATGCAGCCAGATGCGGAATGCGGCTTGGGCGTGGTCGGAGTAGTCCGCGTGAAGGTGGCAGCCGAGCTCATTGTTGACGTGCCACATGACGATGGCGGGATGGTCGACGTAGCGCTTCACCAGCTCAGTGACGAGCTCCTCTGCGAGCCGCCGGTAGTCAGGAGACGTCGGCGCGTACGCCTGCCGGCTTCCCGGCCAGAGGATGGCCCCCTCCGCCGTGCGGGGCAGCATCTCCGGGTACGCGCTCGTTGCCCACGGGGGCGGGGACGCGGTCGCGGTGGCCATGTCGATCTGGATGCCACCTGCATGCAGAAGCTCGATGATTCGGTCAAGCCAACCCCAGTCGAACTCGCCCTCCGCGGGCTGGATGCGGGACCATGCGAACACCCCCAGCGTGACGGTTGTCACGCCGGCCTCCTTCATCAGGCGGATGTCCTCGGGCCAGACCTCCTCGGGCCACTGTTCGGGGTTGTAATCGCCGCCGTAGTGCAACGTGCCTCCTTCTGTTGGGTGTGACGCTGAGCGCGCGGGTATCGGTCGGTCATCGCAGGGGTGAAGCGCTACTCCGAGTTCGGTGTCGCGGACCGAGTCGCGCACTTGCGTTGAGACATACCGACGCGGGGTCGGGCCGCAGCCCTAGGCCGTTGGCTGCCACGGGCCGTTCGGGTCTCCCGGCTGCTGGTTGCGCGTCCACCACTTCGCTACGAAGCGCTTGCCGTCGAACGTGACGGCGTCGCCCGCTACGAAGATGCGCGAGGCGGTCCAACTCGCGACCCCGTCGACCTGACGGAACTCTTGCCAAGGGCCGTTGGGGTCGCCTGGCGTCTGGACCTGTGTCCACCAGGACGCCAGCCACGCCGCGCCGTTGTAGATAACCCAGTCCCTGGCCACGTACGTCGCCGTAGCTGTCCACGCTCGAAGGACACGCAACGTCACAGCGTCGCTGACCACGGGGTGGTCCGCGGAGGTCAGACCAGCGTTGACCGTTACCGTGGCCACCTTATCGCCGGGCTGCGCTGACGAGAACCCGGAGACGTTGTATTGCGATGCGTCGAGCGCGTGCTTCGAACCATCAGCTCGGGTCGCGGTGACGGTCAGCGTTGCCGCGTCCAGCGTCTCGCCCAGGGCGTAGACATCCCGCGTCGTGCTGACGTCGATGCTCTGGACCGCCGAGACGAGTGCGTCCCGCGAGGTGGTCAGTGACGCGAGCGTCGCGTCGACAGCCGCCTGGGTCGCAATAGCGGACTGCAGAGTCGCTTCTGCATCCGTTCGCGCTTGTGCGAACGGCGCCCACGTGGGCGACGAATAGTCTGCGCTGGCCTCGCTCGCACTCTCTTCGAACGCGGTCCGAAGAGCTGCAGTGTCGACCGCTTGACGCACAAGTGACAGCCCGTCGATTCGCACCGCTTGGTTCCCTCCGACGCTGCGGGCTTCGACAGACACCTTGGCGGTGCCGCCGCTGAGCGCGATGTCCCCGAGTTCGACGGACGCCCAGCCGGTCGTGGGCTGGTTGATGTCGAGCGTGTACGACTGCCCCTCGGCTCCGGTCACGACGACGCGGGCATACTCGAGCCCGGCGGCGGTGTTCACCTTCGCTGCGAATCGATAGACGCCGTCGGGCAAGGTCAGGTCCTGGGAGACGGACCCGGAGAAGGCCTCCGCGTTGGCGAGTCGCAGCGCGAAGCGGGACGCATCTGCGCCGGGGCTGGGGTTGCTCACGAACGCGGCCGGCGACCCGTCGTCGACCTTGGTCGTCCAGCCCGTGAGCTGATTCACTGACACGCGGTCGGCCGCGAAGTCGGGGTTGAGGATGTAGTTGTTCTGCGGGCCTACTCGCCACTCGCCGGTGACGGCGTTGAGCTCCCAGTTCGACAGCGAGTTGAATGAGAGACTTCCCGCATCCGCCGAGATCGGCGCCCACTGGTTGTACCCGAGTCCGTTCCAGGCGAAGTCCGCCCAGCGGTCGCCCGCGTAGATGACCGTGTCCTTCTCGGTCCCCTTGACCGTGATGAAGAATCCGGTCTGGGACACGTGGCTGTAGTCCTTCTCCGTTCCCGGCAGGGTGTATTCGGCCGAGTAGGCGCCCTGGATGTTGCTGGTCAGGGATTCGATGACGTGGTTCACCGACGAGTTCCACCCGTGCAGGTCGCTGGTCAGCATGTAGTACTTGCCGCCGAGCTTGAACATCGCGTTGCCCTCACGACCCGCGGCTACGTAGCCGACGAGCTTGCCGGGCTCGATGGTGAGCGAGTCGGCATCGGAGATCTTGCTGACGAACGCGTTCGCCCGACCGCTACTGTTCGAGAAGATCAGGTAGTCGGTGCCGTCGTCGTCAGTGAAGACAGTCTGGTCTCCGGTGGACCGCGTCGGGGAGTTGACGATCTGCGGCTGGATGTTGGCGTAGTCGAAGTCGTCGGTGGGCGAGTCACCCTGAAGGAAGAGCACGAACCCGCGCTGAGCGCCTGACGGGTCGAGATCCGTTCCGCTCTGAATGAGGAGCGTGTACTTACCGGTGTTCTCGTTGTAGGCGACGCCGAGACGGCCGAGCCAGATTGCGTCCGCAAGGTTCTTCATCTGCGCGAAGTAGTGACCCTTCGACTCCGGGATGGTGAGCGGCGTCTCCTGCGTGGCCACGTCGTTCTCGAACTTCCAGTTGACCAGGTCGGTCGACGAGTAGACGGGAATCGACTTGAACGTAGACGTGGAATACACACGGGACGGGTTCGCTCGATACGCCTCGGCTTCGACGTAGTGGACGCCGTACCAGTAGTACGTGTCCCCGAATCGGAACACGCCGCCGCCCTGAGAGTAGATGGGGTTGCCATCGGTGTCGGTCCAGAAGCTGTTGTTCGTAATCGAGTGGAACTCGCCGGTCGAGCTGACGACCAATGCCCCCGCGGTGTCCTGCAGGTTGTTCTTCGCGGTCAAGACCTCGGCGCGCGTCGCGTCGCCGTCGGCCGCAACGTTCTGTGCGGTTTGAAGAGCGTTTGCGAACCCCGTCCACGCGTCGGGTGTGTAGGAGCTCGGCGTGCGCGTGACGTAGTCACCAATCAGGTCTCGGAGTCCACCAACTTCGACCAGCGCACTTGAGGCAGCGCGGAGAGCAGCGATGGCCTCGTTGCGCTGTGCGGTCGTTCCACCGGTGCTGAGCAGGACGGCGCTGTTCAGCGCACTCGCGAAGGCGGGCCAGGAAGCCGCCGTGAAGTCAGTCTCGAGGAGCGCTGAGCCCTGCTTGATCAGCGCTGGCAGATCGTCGAGTATCTGAGGCTCCTCGGTCAGTTCCGACGTGAAGACGGCCGAGGTGTGGTCGATGAATCCGCCCTCGACTTCCACTCGCAGGGTGTGCCGGCCCTGAGGAATGCCATCGCGGGTGAACAGGACGCGCGGAGTGGTGATGCGGGCAGCGCGGTAGTTGACCGTTGCGATCTCGACATCGTCGAGGAAGACGCGGCCGATGCCATGGCCGGTGTTGGTGAGCCCGGTCAGGCTGACGGAGTTGCCGACGAAGACGATCTCGAACGACGCGCCCGTCGTGGCGTAGTGGCTGCGGGAGGTAGAGAGCCAGCCCGACGAGTAGTAGGTGTGGTTCAGGGTGCCGCGCGTAGTGGTCGTCGTCGCGTGACCGACGGTGACAGTCTCGGTCGCAGCATGAGCTGGCGGAGCGATGAGCAACGCCAGGAGGACAGCGAGCGCGGCGGCGACGGCGAGCACCGGACGCGACAGTTTTCGAGGGGCTGCGAGAGCACGAGACATGGCAGACGGGCCTACTTCCTTGGAGTCGTTCTGCGTGTTTCTTATCGATAACGTTTAACGATTCATCCAAATTAGTATCGATAACACGACGGCGTCAAGGGCCGGCTGCGCTCCACGCTACGCGTGGTGGCTCGCCCGACGGGGCGTTCCATCCCACACGTCGGCGATCTTGTAGGACGTGATTCTGATGGATGGGCCGTACCCGAAGTCATTGACCTTTCGCCGGAACGACTTGCCGAAGAGGGCGCCGGGGACGGCCTCGACCTCCTCGGATGCCCAGCCGACCTGTCGAACCAAGCGTTGCCGGATGGACTGGATCGCTACGGTCTTCCGGGTGAGGCTCACGACCTGATAGAAGTCGATGTTCGTCTGCTCCCAGCTCCAGGCGCTCTGGCTCGCGATCTGCAACATCGAAGACAAACGAGCCGCGGATCGGGCGAAGGAACGTGGGCTGCGCCGCGGCTCGAAGCGGAAGGGCCGAGGGGCGTCTCGTCGAAGGGCAAGTCGTGACGAACTGGATGATAGCACTCGAGCAGCTCTCACTCGTCTACCCCGGGCGGATCAACCGATACCTCTAACCCCGAGACCCTGCCCGCTTACACACACAACTTGACGTAGAGGATGGCATCACCTCCCCCGTCGGGCGTGTGACTCTGCCCTTGACTGGCGGCTTCCGGGTCTGCCTTTGATCTGATCCGTCCACGTCTCCCGACGGGGAGGTGACCGATAGGATCGTCGGCCAGGAGCGAGCATGACCTCATACGAGCCTGGAGAGAGGCCCCGTCAACGTCCTGTCTGCCAGCTCCTGACCGACGTGCCCACTGTGAGGAAGGCACGAGTCCATCATGACAACAACCACCGCGGATATCACCGCTCAGGTCGCGGACGGGTCTGCGCCTGTCGACGTCGTCGCGGGCGTCGACACACATAAAGACACCCATCATGTCGCTGTCCTGGCGGCTGCCACTGGAGCCCGGCTCGGGGACCTGAAAGTCCCCGCAACTCCGGCCGGCTATGAGCGGCTACTCGGATTCGTCGGCTCGTTCGGGACGGTCCGCCTGATCGGCGTCGAGGGCACCAACTCGTACGGCGCCGGCCTTGCCCGCTTCTTGACAGGCTCCGAAGAACGCGTCAAGCTCGCCGTCGACGACGCTCACGCCACGTTCACCCACTCCAAAGTCGAAGGCCTCATCCGGCGGGCAGGGCTCCGCTACCCGAACGCGGACCTGCGCCGGGTCGACATGGTCGAGCAGCGCGGCCTGGACCGGGGTGTGATCGCGCAACTCGGGACCTGCCAGTTCATCACCCGGCAGCAGAACGTCGTGTTCCAAGGCTTCACAGGCTCCGGGAAGTCATACCTCGGGTCCGCGCTCGCGAAGCAGGTCTGCCAGTACCGCTACCGGGCGCACTACATCCGCGTGCCCGACCTCGAAGAAACCTGGGCCGCGGCCCGCGACAAGCCGGGCGGGGAGGAGAAGTGGCTCCGGAAGTATGCCGCATTTCATACTCCTCGTGATAGACGAATGGCTGCTCGACAGCCCCGATGACAGCGTCCGCGGCATGCTGCTCGAGCTCCTCGAACGCCGCTACGACGCCACGTCGACGGTGTTCTGCACCCAGTACGCGAAGAAGGACTGGCACCAGCGCCTCGGCGGCGGAGTCCACGCCGACGCGATCATGGACCGCATCGTCCACAACACCCTCTGGATCGAGACCGGCAGCACCAACATGCGCGAACACACCGCCATGACAGCCTGACCCGCGCCGGTGAGCGCCGCGTCCAACCGGGGGCGGCGCCCACCGGCAATATCCAGTGGCCTCGAGTCCCAATATCGAGTGGCCCTCAAGCCTCCAAATACTCAGTTCGGGACACGTAGCGGAGAAGTCCATGCGGTGCGGGCCGGCGAAACGATCTTCGCTGATGACCCGGCGAGGAGCATTTCCACGCCGCGCCGCCGGACTGCTTCATGGAGCAAATCGTCATGCTCGAGAACGGGAACGACCCCGGCGCCACGACGGTGTGGTTCGAGCACCTGACTGAACGGGATTACGTGCGAGTGAGCGAAGTCGCGGGAGCAGTCGCTCGACGGGAGTGACGGCGCCTACGCGGTCCTGTGGAGTGCGCATCACCGGTCACCAACCTGCACGATTCGTCATTCGTGAATGCCCGCTCGCTGGGCATCGTCGCGTCAACGTAGGAGAGCGCAGGCTAGGCCCTTATCGATCTACGCCATGCATCGAGTCTCCGCTGCATCACCGGTTTACGGTCAGGAGTGAAAAACGTGCATGCCGCCACCGACGTGCAGTTCGTCGCTATTGGGTAGCCGCACGACGGCCGATGATCCCTTGGGAACTTCTGCCTCGACGGTGAGCGAGTCACCGTTGATCTCCCAGCGAACGGACGTGCGCCCATGCGGTGTCTCCAGTGCGGCAGACGCCCAGGTGAGTCCACCCCCGGGTTGCGGTGCGATAAGAATGCGAGAGTAGCCCGGCTCAAGCGGGGCCAACCCGGCGACGGTCCGATGCATCCAGGTCGCAATCGAACCGAACGCATAGTGATTGAAGCTCGTCATCTCGCCGGGGTTGATAGTCCCGTCCGGCAGCATCGAGTCCCATCGTTCCCATATCGTCGTGGCGCCCATCGTGACCGGATAGAGCCACGATGGATTCTCGGTCTGCAGAAGAAGCCGATATGCCGCGTCGAGGTGGCCGGTCTTTGTCAGCGCGCCACTGATGAACGGTGTCCCCGCGAATCCTGTGGTGATGGTGTAGCCGCTCTCAGCGACCAGCTCTGCGAGGCGTTCACCAGCAACGCGGTCAGCATCCTCATCGAGAAGGTCGAAAGCGATGGCGAGGGCGTAGACTGCCGGCGCATCACTCAGGACTCGGCCGCCATCGACGAAGTGCGCGTTGAAAGCTGTCCGCAACCGCGCGGCGAGCTCGAGGAACTCAGCGGCGTCATCATCGCGCTGCAGCAACACGGATGTCTTGGCCGCAATGGTGGCAGACCGATAGACGCACGCGGTGGCGACAACCTTGGGATCAGCCTTGGCCTCGAAGGGCGCATCCGGCGGGGCGGTTGGGTCCAGCCAGTCGGCAAGTTGCAAGCCGGCTTCGAGCAGATCGCGGTCGGAGAGCACGGCGCTGACTCGCCGGACGTAGGCGGCCATCGAGTCGTACTGCTGCTCGAGGATCGTGATGTCGCCGTATGCCTCCCAGAGACTCCAGGGAACCCAGCACGCGGCGTCGCTCCAAAGAGCCATCACCGGCGCGAGCGCCGGGGCTTCGGATCCCAGGTCCTTCATCTGGATCTTCAGGACGTCGGGAACTACGAGGGCGACGTCGCCATTGGCGTGACTCTGTTCAGCGGATAGGTCGAGCAGCCAGTCGCTGAGGAAGGACTCGACGTCGTAGAGAAATGATGCGGTGTCGACGAATGCGGAGAGGTCACCGGTCCAGCCGAGTCGCTCGTCGCGCTGCGGACAGTCCGTCGGGACATCGACGAAGTTGCCGCGCATGCTCCACACGACGTTCGAGTGCAGCTGGTTGAGAAGGGGGTCGGAGCACGCGAAGGTTCCGATCCGGTCGAGTTGCGATCCGATGACCACGGCGGTGAGGGCCGCGGATAGCTCGTCGAGGGTTCCAGTCCAACCCGTGACCTCGGCGTACCGGAATCCGTGGAACGTGAACGTCGGCTCGAATACGTCGAGTTCGCCGCTGAGGGTGTATTCATCGGTTGCGCGCGCGGTGCGAAGCGGCCGCACTCCCAGTTCGTTGTCTTCGAGCACCTCAGCGTGGCGGATGGTGATGGTGTCCCCGGCGCGGCCTCGCAGGCTCAAGCGGATCCATCCGACAAGGTTCTGGCCGAAGTCCGCGAGGGTCGCCCCGGTGGGAGACGTCCAGATGCTGACGGGCGCACGCTCTTCCTGGCGGCGCACAGGTGGGCCGACATAGGGCGTGAGGCGGGACCGGTCGAACGGGATAGCCCGCGTGCCCGACCATCCGGATGGCAAAGTACCCGGTGAGGTCCAAGTGAGGTCCCGGCGGCGGGCGTCGATTGATTCACCGTTGTACAGGTCGTCCGCGAGGACGTCACTCGGCCCGGACGCCCAGGACTGATCTGTTGCGATGATCTGCACGTGTCCGTCGTCGAAAGTGATGTGCAGTTCGGCGAGCGCGGCGCGCTCGGGTCCGTACAGCGCCTTGCCTCCTGCGAAGCCGAGGTGTCCGGTGTGCCATCCGTTTCCGACGAGGATGCCGATGACGTTCTCCTGCTCAAGCAGGTCGGTCACGTTCCACTGCGCGTAGCGAAGGCGCCACTCGTAGCTGCTCCAACCAGGTGTGAGCAGGTCCGGCGAGGCGGGCTTGCCGTTGATGGTGACCTCGCAGACGCCGAGGGCAGTGGCGAGAAGTTCGGCGGAGGTGACCTCTCCGTGCCCGGAGTCGAGCGCGAAGACCCTCCGGAGTAGTGGGGCGGTGTCCCGCTCGACGTCGGGAGAGATCATTTCAGCGGTGAAGGTCATGCTCGACTACTCCTATCGACGGTATTCCTTGGCACGTTCGCGGCACGGTTCAAGGCCACGGGAGGAGGCCCTCGTGACGAACGGACCAGCCTTCGCTCGGAAATCCGGGGGTGTCCTCACTCCCGTCCCAGCCCGCGCACATCAATGACACTGCGGCGAGCAGTCCGCCGTTGCCGGGCAGGTAGATCGGAAGGAAGTTACCCATCTGTGGATTGTGGCCGTTCATCAGGTACTGGTTCTTCGAGGCATCCAGCATCAACGCATCGATTGCTGCTTGTGGGTCTCCGGCGCGCGTGGCAGCCATAGCGAGAACGGGGAAGTCCCATCCCCAGGCTGTATCCCAATCCCACTTGTCCTTCACCCATCCAAGCGTGGCAAGGTGCGTTGCAGCATGTATCAGAGGCGTGGCGGGGATCATTCCGAGCGCAGCCAACATCGATGGGTGGTCGTCCACTCGCGTGAAAGGTGGCGTCCCGATGGCTGTGTAGATTCCGTCGAGGACGTGCGGGTTGACTAGGCCGGCGAGCTGGTGGTCCCACGTCGCGTTCCTAGAGCGTTCCGCGCGCTCCCGCCATTGCTGCGCGATTTCGAGACCCCACCACCAGTAGGCGAGCTCGAAGGTGGGATCCTCTGTTGTCGTCGGGTCGTAGAACTCTTGCGCCGGCATAATCGGCGCAGGGAGGTG
This DNA window, taken from Microbacterium invictum, encodes the following:
- a CDS encoding family 43 glycosylhydrolase, with the protein product MSRALAAPRKLSRPVLAVAAALAVLLALLIAPPAHAATETVTVGHATTTTTRGTLNHTYYSSGWLSTSRSHYATTGASFEIVFVGNSVSLTGLTNTGHGIGRVFLDDVEIATVNYRAARITTPRVLFTRDGIPQGRHTLRVEVEGGFIDHTSAVFTSELTEEPQILDDLPALIKQGSALLETDFTAASWPAFASALNSAVLLSTGGTTAQRNEAIAALRAASSALVEVGGLRDLIGDYVTRTPSSYTPDAWTGFANALQTAQNVAADGDATRAEVLTAKNNLQDTAGALVVSSTGEFHSITNNSFWTDTDGNPIYSQGGGVFRFGDTYYWYGVHYVEAEAYRANPSRVYSTSTFKSIPVYSSTDLVNWKFENDVATQETPLTIPESKGHYFAQMKNLADAIWLGRLGVAYNENTGKYTLLIQSGTDLDPSGAQRGFVLFLQGDSPTDDFDYANIQPQIVNSPTRSTGDQTVFTDDDGTDYLIFSNSSGRANAFVSKISDADSLTIEPGKLVGYVAAGREGNAMFKLGGKYYMLTSDLHGWNSSVNHVIESLTSNIQGAYSAEYTLPGTEKDYSHVSQTGFFITVKGTEKDTVIYAGDRWADFAWNGLGYNQWAPISADAGSLSFNSLSNWELNAVTGEWRVGPQNNYILNPDFAADRVSVNQLTGWTTKVDDGSPAAFVSNPSPGADASRFALRLANAEAFSGSVSQDLTLPDGVYRFAAKVNTAAGLEYARVVVTGAEGQSYTLDINQPTTGWASVELGDIALSGGTAKVSVEARSVGGNQAVRIDGLSLVRQAVDTAALRTAFEESASEASADYSSPTWAPFAQARTDAEATLQSAIATQAAVDATLASLTTSRDALVSAVQSIDVSTTRDVYALGETLDAATLTVTATRADGSKHALDASQYNVSGFSSAQPGDKVATVTVNAGLTSADHPVVSDAVTLRVLRAWTATATYVARDWVIYNGAAWLASWWTQVQTPGDPNGPWQEFRQVDGVASWTASRIFVAGDAVTFDGKRFVAKWWTRNQQPGDPNGPWQPTA
- a CDS encoding family 78 glycoside hydrolase catalytic domain codes for the protein MTFTAEMISPDVERDTAPLLRRVFALDSGHGEVTSAELLATALGVCEVTINGKPASPDLLTPGWSSYEWRLRYAQWNVTDLLEQENVIGILVGNGWHTGHLGFAGGKALYGPERAALAELHITFDDGHVQIIATDQSWASGPSDVLADDLYNGESIDARRRDLTWTSPGTLPSGWSGTRAIPFDRSRLTPYVGPPVRRQEERAPVSIWTSPTGATLADFGQNLVGWIRLSLRGRAGDTITIRHAEVLEDNELGVRPLRTARATDEYTLSGELDVFEPTFTFHGFRYAEVTGWTGTLDELSAALTAVVIGSQLDRIGTFACSDPLLNQLHSNVVWSMRGNFVDVPTDCPQRDERLGWTGDLSAFVDTASFLYDVESFLSDWLLDLSAEQSHANGDVALVVPDVLKIQMKDLGSEAPALAPVMALWSDAACWVPWSLWEAYGDITILEQQYDSMAAYVRRVSAVLSDRDLLEAGLQLADWLDPTAPPDAPFEAKADPKVVATACVYRSATIAAKTSVLLQRDDDAAEFLELAARLRTAFNAHFVDGGRVLSDAPAVYALAIAFDLLDEDADRVAGERLAELVAESGYTITTGFAGTPFISGALTKTGHLDAAYRLLLQTENPSWLYPVTMGATTIWERWDSMLPDGTINPGEMTSFNHYAFGSIATWMHRTVAGLAPLEPGYSRILIAPQPGGGLTWASAALETPHGRTSVRWEINGDSLTVEAEVPKGSSAVVRLPNSDELHVGGGMHVFHS